In Aestuariibaculum lutulentum, one DNA window encodes the following:
- a CDS encoding Rne/Rng family ribonuclease — MDKELIIRSSSDDVDFALLKDGKLIELQKDEGGNNFSVGDVFIAKIRKAVPGLNAAFVNVGYEKDAFLHYHDLGPKLPSLLKFTKSVSTGKLKDFSLKNFPFEKDIDKDGKIADVLKSNQSLLVQIVKEPISTKGPRISSELSIAGRYIVLVPFSNRISISQKIEDKEEKERLKRLVKSITPAGFGIIVRTVAQGKKVAELDKDLQNLLSRWTAMCKKLHKAHHPSKVLGEMNKASSILRDIFNDTFTAIHVDDEELYFKIKDYVHEIAPNKESIVKQYQSNVPIFEKYGIERQIKTSFGKTVSMAKGAYLVIEHTEALHVIDVNSGNRSNKANNQEETALEVNLIAATEIARQLRLRDMGGIIVVDFIDMTNAENRQKLFNHFRDEMKDDRAKHKILPPSKFGLIQITRQRVRPEMNIKTREQNPDELMNDSEVEAPIGIVSKITHDLEKLLKKDYKKLTLNTHPFIAAFLTKGFPSIRSKWFFEHKKWVKILPRDAYTYLEYHFFDKDGNQVK; from the coding sequence ATGGATAAAGAATTGATCATTAGATCTAGTTCCGATGATGTTGATTTTGCCTTATTAAAAGATGGAAAACTAATTGAATTACAGAAAGATGAAGGTGGTAATAACTTTTCGGTTGGTGATGTGTTTATAGCCAAAATAAGAAAAGCTGTTCCTGGTCTAAATGCTGCATTTGTTAATGTAGGTTATGAGAAAGATGCTTTTTTGCATTATCATGATTTAGGACCAAAACTTCCTTCCCTTCTAAAATTCACAAAAAGTGTAAGCACAGGTAAACTAAAAGATTTTTCTTTAAAAAATTTCCCATTTGAAAAGGATATTGATAAAGACGGTAAAATTGCCGATGTCTTAAAATCAAATCAGTCGCTATTAGTACAAATAGTAAAAGAACCAATTTCTACCAAAGGCCCGAGAATAAGCTCAGAGCTTTCTATTGCCGGTAGATATATTGTTTTAGTTCCTTTTTCTAACCGTATTTCTATTTCTCAAAAAATAGAAGACAAAGAAGAAAAAGAACGACTAAAACGTCTGGTAAAGAGTATTACTCCTGCCGGATTTGGTATTATAGTTCGTACGGTAGCACAAGGCAAAAAGGTAGCTGAACTAGATAAAGATTTGCAAAATTTGCTAAGTCGTTGGACAGCAATGTGCAAAAAGCTACACAAAGCCCATCATCCAAGTAAAGTATTAGGTGAAATGAATAAAGCCTCGTCTATTTTACGAGACATTTTTAACGACACCTTTACTGCAATTCATGTTGATGATGAAGAGCTTTACTTTAAAATTAAAGATTACGTGCACGAAATTGCACCTAACAAAGAATCAATAGTTAAACAGTATCAATCAAATGTTCCAATTTTCGAAAAATATGGAATAGAAAGACAAATTAAAACCTCGTTTGGCAAAACCGTATCTATGGCCAAGGGCGCCTATCTGGTAATAGAACATACCGAAGCCCTGCACGTTATAGATGTAAACAGTGGTAATCGTTCTAACAAAGCCAACAATCAAGAGGAAACCGCATTAGAGGTTAATTTAATAGCCGCTACCGAAATTGCCCGACAACTGCGTTTACGCGATATGGGAGGTATTATTGTAGTCGACTTTATAGATATGACTAATGCAGAAAACAGGCAGAAGCTCTTTAATCATTTCCGTGATGAAATGAAAGATGACAGAGCGAAACACAAAATACTGCCCCCAAGTAAATTTGGATTGATACAAATTACAAGACAACGTGTACGCCCAGAAATGAACATAAAAACCAGGGAACAAAACCCTGATGAACTTATGAACGACTCTGAGGTTGAGGCACCAATAGGAATTGTGTCTAAAATAACTCACGATCTTGAAAAACTATTAAAAAAAGACTATAAAAAGTTGACTTTAAACACACATCCTTTTATAGCAGCCTTTTTAACAAAAGGTTTTCCATCTATACGTTCAAAATGGTTTTTTGAACATAAGAAATGGGTTAAAATTTTACCAAGAGATGCTTACACATACCTGGAATATCACTTTTTCGATAAAGATGGTAATCAGGTTAAATAA
- a CDS encoding exodeoxyribonuclease III, translated as MKIISYNVNGIRAAINKGFLDWLKSANPDVICLQEIKALKEQLDLNVFDELGYKYNYWFSAEKKGYSGVAILSKIEPNHVEYGTGIDSMDAEGRNLRADFDGLSVMSLYLPSGTNDARLDHKFEYMDMFQEYINNLKKDIPNLVICGDYNICHEEIDIHNPKGLSKVSGFLPAEREWIGGFINNGFIDSFRHLNKEADNYTWWSYRANSRANNKGWRLDYAMVAEPLQEKIKRAVILKDAVHSDHCPILVEIES; from the coding sequence ATGAAGATAATATCTTATAACGTAAATGGTATTCGAGCGGCAATTAATAAAGGGTTTTTAGACTGGTTAAAAAGTGCCAATCCAGATGTGATTTGCCTTCAGGAAATCAAGGCTTTAAAGGAACAATTAGATTTGAATGTGTTCGATGAATTGGGTTATAAATACAATTATTGGTTTAGTGCAGAAAAGAAGGGTTACAGCGGTGTTGCAATTTTAAGTAAAATTGAACCTAATCATGTCGAGTATGGCACGGGAATTGATTCAATGGATGCCGAAGGTAGAAATCTTAGAGCCGATTTTGACGGTCTTTCGGTAATGAGTTTGTACTTGCCTTCAGGAACGAATGATGCACGTTTAGATCATAAGTTTGAGTATATGGACATGTTTCAGGAGTATATAAATAATCTGAAAAAGGATATTCCTAATCTGGTTATTTGTGGTGATTATAACATTTGTCACGAAGAAATCGATATCCATAACCCAAAAGGATTAAGTAAAGTGTCTGGGTTTTTACCAGCCGAGCGTGAGTGGATTGGAGGTTTCATTAACAATGGATTTATCGATTCGTTCAGACATTTAAATAAAGAAGCGGATAATTACACCTGGTGGAGCTATCGTGCCAATTCCAGAGCCAATAATAAAGGTTGGCGTTTAGATTATGCTATGGTTGCAGAGCCATTACAAGAAAAAATAAAAAGAGCCGTTATACTAAAAGATGCAGTGCACAGTGATCACTGCCCTATTTTAGTTGAAATTGAATCATAG
- a CDS encoding OmpA family protein → MIKKFVLAILILSLFASCVSPNVYKDLENKYNNLKKENRKLLIDNNTLLEDKTVCENELGKLKDSYAGAVEQRDRLQNDYNAAKANLENLQASYEALEQNSSKAIAANSQKNRELLAELDAKEQALNAEIARLAKLRTELEERSARVVELERLISEKEEAMTALKDAISKALTDFEGKGLTVEQRDGKVYVSMENKLLFNSGSWAVGVDGRRAVQQLGSVLGQNPDIAVLIEGHTDNVPYSGNGPLIDNWDLSTKRATAIVNILAENDDIYPENLTAAGRGEFAPVASNETPEGRAKNRRIEVILTPKLDELSKLLNE, encoded by the coding sequence ATGATTAAAAAATTTGTTTTAGCCATATTAATCTTATCGCTTTTTGCGTCGTGTGTATCCCCAAATGTGTACAAAGATTTAGAAAATAAATACAATAACTTAAAAAAGGAGAATCGTAAACTGCTTATTGACAACAATACGCTTTTAGAAGATAAAACAGTTTGTGAAAACGAACTTGGTAAACTAAAAGATTCTTATGCGGGTGCGGTTGAACAACGCGACCGTTTACAGAACGACTATAATGCAGCTAAAGCAAATTTAGAAAATTTACAGGCTTCTTATGAAGCTTTAGAGCAAAACAGTTCTAAAGCGATTGCTGCTAATTCACAAAAGAACCGTGAGTTGTTAGCAGAATTAGATGCCAAAGAACAAGCTTTAAATGCTGAAATTGCACGTCTGGCAAAATTAAGAACAGAGTTGGAAGAGCGTTCGGCTCGAGTAGTGGAGCTGGAGCGTTTAATTTCAGAAAAGGAAGAAGCTATGACGGCATTAAAAGATGCTATATCTAAAGCTTTAACCGATTTCGAAGGTAAGGGCTTAACCGTAGAACAACGCGATGGTAAGGTGTATGTATCTATGGAAAACAAATTGTTATTCAACTCAGGAAGTTGGGCAGTTGGTGTCGATGGGCGTCGTGCGGTGCAACAACTTGGTAGTGTACTTGGGCAAAACCCTGATATTGCCGTGTTAATTGAAGGGCATACCGATAACGTACCATATTCTGGAAACGGACCATTAATAGATAACTGGGATTTATCAACCAAACGTGCTACAGCAATCGTAAATATTTTAGCTGAAAACGATGATATTTATCCTGAAAATTTAACTGCAGCTGGTCGAGGTGAGTTCGCACCCGTTGCAAGTAACGAAACGCCTGAAGGTCGAGCTAAAAACAGAAGAATAGAGGTTATTTTAACGCCTAAGTTAGATGAGTTATCAAAGCTTTTAAACGAATAA
- a CDS encoding carbonic anhydrase: protein MNTRIICYLCFSIMLFSCQEAAKKSKDLALNIHEKRHWSYSGETSPEHWEEIEKNSSCGGAFQSPINIIHRDVDSLQQTNLKIQYNPTTFINKVENNGHSIQFDFELGDSINYKNKTYFLKQIHFHEPSEHKINGIVYPIEMHLVHMNSDGEVTVLGVLGEEGEGSVLFEFFESFLPIKEGAFKEINQHVDLSSLMLNEKQYYSYQGSLTTPPCTENVNWIVFKEPIILSEAEVLKLRSNMPVNNYRNAQPLNGRRVNYNY from the coding sequence ATGAATACTCGAATTATCTGTTATTTATGTTTTTCTATTATGTTGTTTTCATGTCAAGAAGCAGCTAAAAAGTCTAAAGATCTTGCTCTGAATATACATGAGAAAAGGCACTGGAGTTATTCTGGAGAAACCTCACCTGAACATTGGGAGGAAATTGAAAAGAATTCTTCTTGTGGAGGCGCATTTCAATCGCCAATTAATATTATTCATAGAGATGTCGATTCTTTACAACAAACAAACCTAAAAATACAGTATAACCCAACAACATTTATAAATAAGGTTGAAAATAATGGACATTCCATTCAATTTGATTTTGAGTTAGGAGATTCCATAAATTATAAAAACAAAACCTATTTTTTAAAACAGATTCATTTTCATGAACCTTCTGAGCATAAAATTAACGGGATTGTTTATCCAATAGAAATGCATTTGGTGCATATGAATAGTGATGGAGAAGTTACCGTATTAGGGGTTTTAGGAGAAGAAGGAGAAGGAAGTGTTTTGTTTGAGTTTTTTGAGAGCTTTTTACCAATTAAGGAAGGGGCTTTTAAGGAAATTAATCAGCATGTCGATTTGTCAAGTTTAATGCTAAATGAAAAACAGTATTATTCATATCAGGGGTCTTTAACAACACCCCCATGTACAGAAAATGTAAATTGGATTGTTTTTAAAGAGCCAATAATCCTTTCGGAAGCAGAAGTGTTGAAGCTGAGGTCTAATATGCCTGTTAATAACTACCGTAATGCGCAGCCATTAAACGGAAGAAGAGTTAATTATAATTATTAA
- the ypfJ gene encoding KPN_02809 family neutral zinc metallopeptidase: MKWQGRRQSSNVDDRRGQGSSSGGGFNPLLLRPLFKLLFSKVGLFIIGGFLVISFLMGKNPLSLIGQLLGGGVPTESSSSYQPTAEDEELAQFSATILANTEDVWNKLLDNYREPTLVLFTGSVSSACGTASSATGPFYCPGDEKLYIDLSFFDDMERQLNAPGDFAQAYVIAHEVGHHIQKIMGITDKMNRLRSQLSETEYNKYSVRLELQADFLAGVWAHHSQEMTRMMETGDLEEALNAANAIGDDRLQKNSTGRVVPDSFTHGTSAQRMRWFKKGFDTGDLSQGDTFNTSSL; encoded by the coding sequence ATGAAATGGCAAGGTAGAAGACAAAGTTCTAACGTTGACGATCGCAGAGGGCAAGGAAGTTCCAGTGGGGGCGGATTTAATCCATTGTTGCTAAGACCACTTTTTAAACTCCTGTTTTCAAAAGTAGGATTATTTATAATTGGTGGGTTTTTAGTGATTTCTTTTTTAATGGGAAAAAATCCATTAAGCTTGATTGGTCAATTATTGGGTGGTGGTGTTCCAACCGAATCGTCATCGTCGTATCAGCCTACCGCAGAAGATGAAGAATTGGCTCAATTTAGTGCGACGATTTTAGCTAATACAGAAGATGTTTGGAATAAGTTATTAGATAATTACCGAGAGCCTACTTTGGTGTTATTTACGGGTTCGGTATCATCAGCTTGTGGTACAGCATCAAGTGCAACAGGGCCTTTTTATTGTCCTGGTGATGAAAAATTATATATTGATTTAAGTTTTTTTGATGATATGGAGCGTCAGTTAAATGCTCCCGGAGATTTTGCTCAGGCTTATGTTATTGCACACGAAGTAGGGCATCATATTCAAAAAATAATGGGAATTACAGATAAGATGAATCGATTGCGAAGTCAGCTTAGTGAAACAGAGTATAACAAATATTCGGTGCGTTTAGAACTTCAAGCCGATTTCTTAGCCGGTGTCTGGGCTCACCATTCACAGGAAATGACCCGAATGATGGAAACAGGTGATTTGGAAGAGGCTCTTAATGCGGCTAATGCCATTGGCGATGACAGGTTGCAGAAGAATTCGACAGGTAGAGTGGTTCCAGATTCCTTTACTCACGGTACATCGGCACAACGTATGCGATGGTTTAAAAAAGGTTTCGATACTGGAGATTTGTCACAGGGAGATACGTTCAATACGAGCTCTTTGTAG
- the mutY gene encoding A/G-specific adenine glycosylase, which translates to MIFYKTLNNWYSNNKRELPWRKTANPYYIWLSEIILQQTQVAQGLPYYSAFVAEFPSVFDLANASESQVLKLWQGLGYYSRARNLHATAKYVANELNGKFPDNYKDLLKLKGVGDYTASAIASICFNEVAAVVDGNVYRVLSRYFGIDTPINTTKGNKEFKALAQELIDKKDPATFNQAIMEFGAMHCKPKNPNCDTCPFINSCIAYNKSEVENLPVKLKANKAKVKHFNFLVILSDDNQTVLEQRQGKGIWQNLYQFPLVETKNEVGFTEMKSLAETHQLLKDRSFELSLYNKESIVHKLSHQHLHTKFWIVKLEDELKSGVSIASVTDYAVPILIGNFIEAFNF; encoded by the coding sequence ATGATATTTTATAAAACTTTAAATAATTGGTATTCAAATAATAAGCGTGAATTACCGTGGCGAAAAACGGCAAATCCCTATTATATTTGGCTATCAGAAATTATTTTACAGCAGACACAAGTTGCGCAAGGACTGCCATATTACAGCGCATTTGTCGCCGAATTTCCGTCTGTTTTCGATTTGGCTAACGCATCCGAAAGCCAGGTGTTAAAATTATGGCAAGGATTAGGATATTATTCCAGAGCTAGGAATTTACATGCAACTGCGAAGTATGTAGCTAACGAATTAAATGGAAAATTTCCGGATAACTATAAAGACTTATTAAAATTAAAAGGTGTTGGCGATTATACAGCCAGTGCTATAGCTTCAATATGTTTTAATGAAGTTGCTGCGGTAGTAGATGGAAATGTTTATCGTGTGCTATCGCGTTATTTCGGTATCGATACTCCTATAAATACTACGAAAGGGAATAAAGAGTTTAAAGCCTTAGCACAGGAGCTTATCGATAAGAAGGATCCGGCAACCTTTAATCAGGCCATTATGGAGTTTGGGGCAATGCACTGTAAACCTAAAAACCCCAATTGTGACACCTGTCCGTTTATTAATAGTTGTATAGCGTATAACAAAAGTGAGGTTGAAAACCTTCCGGTAAAGTTAAAGGCTAATAAAGCCAAGGTTAAACATTTTAATTTTCTGGTTATTCTTTCAGATGATAATCAAACGGTTTTAGAGCAGCGTCAAGGGAAAGGTATTTGGCAAAACCTGTATCAGTTTCCTTTAGTAGAAACTAAAAATGAAGTCGGTTTTACTGAAATGAAAAGCTTAGCAGAAACGCACCAGTTATTAAAAGACAGGTCTTTTGAGTTGTCGTTATATAATAAGGAATCTATTGTACATAAACTTTCTCATCAGCATTTGCATACCAAATTCTGGATTGTAAAGCTTGAAGACGAATTAAAAAGTGGTGTTTCTATTGCTTCTGTAACCGATTATGCAGTACCTATATTAATAGGTAATTTTATAGAGGCTTTTAATTTTTAA
- a CDS encoding NADP(H)-dependent aldo-keto reductase produces MKYTTIPKTDIEVSKICLGTMTWGNQNTEAEGHEQLDYALEQGVNFIDTAEMYPVPASPETQGETSRIIGSWLKKRNNREQVIIASKIVGRPSDYTAHIRTSGLQADSIAEAVDNELKRLQTDYIDVYQIHWPERETNTFGKRDYVHNASDEWTDNFNEVLHKMDEQIKAGKIRHVGLSNEKAWGTMRFLEESKSHSLPRMRTIQNAYSLLNRTYEGDLAEISMREDIGLLAYSPMAFGVLSGKYIKGTAADNARLKLFPRFARYSSEQCTEATKQYLKIAEDNNMTLAEMSLAFVNQQPFVTSNIIGATSLEQLKENINSINVTLSDAVLEQINAVHALIPNPAT; encoded by the coding sequence ATGAAATATACAACGATACCAAAAACCGATATAGAAGTCAGTAAAATTTGCCTAGGAACCATGACCTGGGGAAACCAAAACACCGAGGCAGAAGGTCATGAGCAACTCGATTATGCTTTAGAGCAAGGGGTTAATTTTATTGATACTGCCGAAATGTATCCTGTTCCAGCAAGTCCGGAAACTCAAGGTGAAACCAGTAGAATTATTGGTAGTTGGTTAAAGAAGAGAAATAATAGAGAGCAAGTCATTATAGCCAGTAAAATCGTTGGCAGACCAAGCGATTATACGGCGCATATTAGAACATCAGGTTTGCAAGCAGATTCTATTGCAGAAGCGGTGGATAATGAATTAAAACGCCTGCAAACCGATTATATTGATGTGTATCAGATTCACTGGCCGGAGCGTGAAACCAATACATTTGGGAAACGCGATTACGTGCATAACGCCAGCGATGAGTGGACCGACAATTTTAACGAAGTTTTACATAAAATGGATGAGCAAATTAAAGCGGGAAAAATTCGTCATGTCGGGTTGTCAAACGAAAAAGCCTGGGGAACGATGCGTTTTCTTGAAGAATCGAAAAGTCATAGTTTGCCAAGAATGCGAACCATTCAAAATGCTTATTCATTATTAAACAGAACTTACGAAGGCGATTTAGCCGAAATATCTATGCGTGAAGATATTGGTTTACTGGCATATTCACCTATGGCATTTGGTGTGCTTTCCGGGAAATATATAAAGGGTACAGCGGCCGATAATGCACGTTTAAAGCTGTTTCCAAGGTTTGCACGTTACAGTAGTGAACAATGTACAGAAGCAACAAAACAATATTTAAAGATAGCTGAAGATAATAATATGACTTTGGCCGAAATGAGTCTGGCGTTTGTAAATCAGCAACCATTTGTTACGAGTAATATTATTGGAGCAACGTCTTTAGAACAGTTAAAGGAGAATATTAATTCTATTAATGTGACATTGAGTGATGCTGTTTTAGAGCAAATAAATGCCGTACATGCTCTTATTCCAAATCCGGCAACATAG
- a CDS encoding gliding motility-associated protein GldE: MDPEPASFSSLIAAVDYSIVFGFVLLFVLLCCSALISGAEVAMFSLSRSDIEKGLEEKSKRIQIISDLLDRPKKLLATILVANNFINIAVVILFAYLSGFLFSGITSALIKFIIEVVIVTFLILLFGEILPKIYASRNNITFAVFMAYPLKVLDVLLSPLSLPMRSVTLAIHDRLGKQKSNLSVDQLSQALELTSEEDTTKEEHKILRGIVQFGNTDTKQVMRPRIDIFALNIEQKYADVLNEIIENGYSRIPVYQDNIDTIKGILYVKDLLPYIDRKQFDWTTLLREPFFVPENKKLDDLMTEFQDKKVHLAVVVDEYGGTSGLISLEDIIEEIVGDISDEFDDEDLTYSKLDDHNYVFEGKTALKDFYKIIKIEDETVFEENKGEAETVAGFVLEISKSFPKLNSKINFKNFVFKIEALDKKRIKLVKFTILDEV, translated from the coding sequence TTGGACCCTGAGCCCGCCAGTTTTAGTAGTTTAATAGCAGCAGTTGATTATTCAATTGTATTTGGTTTTGTGTTATTATTTGTACTGCTATGTTGTTCCGCACTTATTTCTGGTGCCGAAGTTGCTATGTTCTCGCTTTCGCGTAGCGATATAGAAAAAGGTTTAGAAGAGAAGTCTAAACGCATTCAAATTATTTCAGATTTATTAGACCGCCCAAAAAAATTATTGGCAACTATTCTTGTGGCCAATAACTTTATCAATATTGCGGTGGTTATTTTATTCGCCTACTTAAGTGGTTTTTTGTTTTCAGGAATAACATCGGCGTTAATTAAGTTTATTATCGAAGTGGTAATCGTAACTTTCTTAATCTTATTATTCGGAGAAATTCTACCGAAAATATATGCCAGTCGTAATAATATAACCTTTGCTGTTTTTATGGCTTATCCGCTAAAGGTTTTAGATGTGTTGTTGTCGCCGTTAAGTTTACCCATGCGAAGTGTTACCTTGGCGATTCATGACAGATTAGGAAAACAAAAATCTAATTTAAGCGTCGATCAATTATCGCAGGCTTTAGAGTTAACCAGTGAAGAAGATACCACAAAAGAAGAACATAAAATACTTAGAGGTATTGTACAGTTTGGAAACACAGATACCAAACAGGTTATGCGCCCTCGAATTGATATTTTTGCTTTAAATATTGAACAAAAATATGCCGATGTTCTAAATGAAATTATTGAAAACGGATATTCTCGTATTCCTGTGTATCAGGATAATATAGATACGATTAAAGGGATTCTTTACGTGAAGGATTTACTGCCTTATATTGACAGAAAACAGTTCGATTGGACAACGCTTCTTCGTGAACCATTTTTTGTTCCTGAAAATAAGAAGCTAGATGATTTAATGACCGAATTTCAGGATAAGAAAGTGCATTTGGCAGTTGTGGTTGATGAATATGGGGGAACCTCCGGTTTAATTTCTTTAGAAGATATTATAGAAGAAATTGTTGGGGATATCAGCGATGAGTTTGATGATGAAGATTTAACCTATTCAAAGCTTGATGACCATAATTATGTGTTTGAAGGCAAAACAGCACTGAAAGATTTTTATAAGATTATTAAAATTGAAGACGAAACTGTTTTTGAAGAAAACAAAGGGGAAGCCGAAACCGTTGCGGGATTTGTGTTAGAGATTTCAAAAAGCTTTCCTAAGTTAAATAGTAAAATAAATTTTAAAAATTTCGTTTTT
- a CDS encoding YfiT family bacillithiol transferase, giving the protein MNTNIEHLKYPIGTFKSQEIISETQIKDWIKTIRNFPTQLKLEVKDLSASDLKKTYRPNGWNIMQVVHHCADSHMNSFIRCKLALTEETPTIKPYHENLWAELPDANNPSIESSLIILEGLHQRWTLLLDSLNASDLNKSYFHPESQSYVNLKTNIGIYAWHCEHHLAHIKIAKNS; this is encoded by the coding sequence ATGAATACAAATATCGAGCACTTAAAATATCCAATAGGGACGTTTAAGTCCCAAGAAATCATTAGTGAAACACAAATAAAGGACTGGATAAAAACAATTCGCAATTTCCCAACACAACTTAAATTAGAAGTCAAAGACCTAAGTGCATCCGATTTAAAAAAAACATACAGACCCAACGGATGGAACATTATGCAAGTGGTTCATCATTGTGCTGACAGTCATATGAATAGCTTTATTAGATGCAAACTTGCACTTACTGAAGAAACCCCAACAATAAAGCCATATCACGAAAATCTCTGGGCGGAATTACCCGACGCTAATAATCCTTCAATAGAAAGCTCACTAATCATTTTAGAGGGTTTGCATCAACGATGGACGCTGCTACTGGACAGCCTAAATGCATCAGATTTAAACAAAAGCTATTTTCATCCCGAATCTCAATCCTATGTAAACCTAAAAACCAATATTGGTATTTATGCCTGGCACTGCGAACACCATTTAGCCCACATTAAAATTGCTAAAAACTCTTAA
- a CDS encoding GNAT family N-acetyltransferase — protein MITLLRTTSINNDFIALVKHLDADLARRDGDDHAFYAQFNKIDSIKHVVVAYSNNTPVACGAIKPYNETTMEIKRMYTTEDYRSQGIASKLLSELEQWATELAYKTCILETGIKQPEAIKLYSKNGYHLIPNYGQYTNVAESKCFEKHLNNF, from the coding sequence ATGATTACCTTATTAAGAACCACCTCAATAAACAACGATTTTATTGCATTAGTCAAACATCTCGATGCCGATTTAGCAAGACGTGATGGAGACGACCACGCCTTTTATGCACAGTTCAATAAAATAGATTCTATTAAACATGTCGTTGTCGCTTACTCCAATAATACACCCGTGGCTTGCGGAGCTATAAAACCATATAACGAGACTACTATGGAAATAAAACGGATGTATACCACCGAAGATTACCGTAGCCAAGGCATTGCTTCAAAATTATTGTCTGAACTCGAACAATGGGCCACTGAATTAGCATACAAAACATGTATTTTAGAAACCGGAATTAAACAGCCAGAAGCCATTAAACTTTACTCAAAAAATGGTTATCACCTCATCCCAAATTACGGACAATACACAAATGTAGCAGAAAGTAAATGCTTTGAAAAACACTTAAACAATTTCTAA
- a CDS encoding single-stranded DNA-binding protein codes for MSGTLNKVMLIGHLGDEVKMHYFEGGGCVGRFPLATNETYVSKQTNERVTNTEWHNIVVRNKGAEICEKYLSKGDKVYIEGRLKTRKWTDESGNERYSTEIQCTDFTFLTTKKESEAQMGSTPSAAPQVSKPVESKPVSSDPIEDDDLPF; via the coding sequence ATGTCTGGAACTTTAAATAAAGTGATGTTAATTGGTCATTTAGGCGACGAGGTGAAAATGCACTATTTTGAAGGTGGTGGCTGCGTGGGGCGTTTTCCTTTGGCAACAAATGAAACCTACGTTAGCAAACAAACTAACGAGCGTGTAACCAATACAGAGTGGCATAATATTGTAGTTAGAAATAAAGGAGCCGAAATTTGTGAGAAGTATTTAAGCAAAGGGGACAAGGTGTATATTGAAGGTCGTCTGAAAACCAGAAAATGGACTGACGAATCTGGTAACGAGCGTTACTCAACCGAAATTCAATGTACGGACTTTACATTTTTAACCACTAAAAAGGAAAGTGAAGCGCAAATGGGGAGCACCCCAAGTGCAGCACCGCAAGTTTCTAAACCGGTTGAAAGTAAACCTGTTTCCAGCGACCCTATTGAAGACGACGATCTTCCATTTTAA
- a CDS encoding HU family DNA-binding protein: MTKADLVAKISEKLGIEKGDVQATVETFMEEVKSSLEAGDNVYLRGFGSFIIKTRAEKTGRNISKNTTIKIPSHNIPAFKPAKVFVEGVKTNVEVK, encoded by the coding sequence ATGACGAAGGCTGATTTAGTAGCAAAAATTTCTGAGAAATTAGGAATTGAAAAAGGTGATGTTCAAGCGACGGTTGAAACATTTATGGAAGAAGTAAAATCATCTTTAGAGGCGGGAGATAATGTTTACTTAAGAGGTTTTGGAAGTTTCATCATCAAAACAAGAGCTGAGAAAACAGGTAGAAATATCTCTAAAAACACTACTATTAAGATACCATCTCACAACATTCCTGCATTTAAGCCTGCTAAAGTATTTGTTGAAGGCGTTAAAACTAATGTAGAGGTTAAATAA